In Hydractinia symbiolongicarpus strain clone_291-10 chromosome 15, HSymV2.1, whole genome shotgun sequence, one DNA window encodes the following:
- the LOC130629180 gene encoding zinc finger protein GFI1 homolog pag-3-like: protein MVKIQSFEKSHSLSRQNWLHQEQCDVLAGRVNDATFLCSPVTYTQELKVIIPSPAGSVCSTTGTEDEKRFSADCITKIFFPSAKDDLEKHKCEICLKSFKRASSLSNHRLIHNNSKAFKCDQCNMSFLRKSDLGKHVVIHSGNKPYGCSTCGKRFSQSSNMLTHQRRHSGIRPYSCTFCGKSFYRKVDVRRHCSVHRSL, encoded by the coding sequence atggtaaaaattcaGTCCTTCGAGAAGAGTCACTCCCTATCAAGGCAAAATTGGTTGCATCAAGAACAGTGCGATGTACTTGCTGGTCGGGTTAATGACGCTACTTTTTTATGTTCACCTGTCACTTACACGCAGGAGCTGAAAGTTATAATCCCTTCACCAGCGGGAAGTGTTTGCTCTACAACTGGTACTGAAGATGAAAAACGATTTAGTGCAGACTGCATCACTAAGATATTCTTTCCCTCTGCAAAAGACGATTTAGAAAAGCATAAATGTGAAATATGCTTAAAGTCATTTAAGCGTGCGAGTAGTCTTTCCAACCATCGCCTCATACACAACAACTCGAAAGCTTTCAAATGTGATCAATGTAACATGTCATTTTTAAGGAAATCAGACCTTGGAAAGCATGTTGTCATTCATAGTGGGAACAAACCATATGGTTGTTCGACATGTGGCAAACGATTTAGTCAATCTTCAAATATGCTGACTCATCAGCGAAGACATTCTGGCATAAGACCGTACTCGTGTACGTTCTGCGGAAAATCGTTTTATAGAAAAGTAGATGTGCGCAGACATTGTTCCGTACATAGAAGCTTGTAA
- the LOC130628670 gene encoding uncharacterized protein LOC130628670, which yields MKKGSGGPVALETTLGWVLSGKCESCEEQKQDCLQTQHVMKVEVEKKNELLRNELKKFWQVESVGGQEISVINDFENHVYHDGSRYVTRLPFKPDHDPLPDNYFVSEQRLRSTAKKLHALGIYDDYDNIFKQYVQEDIIEKVGRDEVIRESGNVHYLPHRAVVRVAFGLTSSPFLLNGTIRQHLNKFLDMYSEIVKKLGLPWDKHTDCFLFDFNVFIRKSKACSFTKSNVLNLSASMYDPLGIISPITAESGIKARWIDLLEKIEFLNVDSVPRFSFVDWTEAVSAELHGFCDSSLSLYCALVYVKIVTKDVTRAIAGRINIDRIVGWTDSQVALCWIREKERTWKPWIENRVVKIRKIVPPDKWFHVAGVENPTDPPTRSIDDFVSIFNGIWFNGHSFLLNDNIHYDVPTDFSKTEVEKELKASTDIQNVLTVTEQNALDLNEIVDFFRYGSLNKLIHVVAYVIRFKNNLIAKIRKNEESNNNENLNVDEVTKSLDHIVYYNDIAHVLALKAQGYINKIKLAISCYN from the exons ATGAAAAAGGGTTCGGGGGGACCTGTAGCATTGGAAACTACTTTGGGTTGGGTCTTAAGTGGAAAATGCGAGTCCTGCGAGGAGCAGAAACAGGACTGTTTGCAAACACAGCATGTTATGAAAGTGGAAGTTGAGAAGAAAAATGAGTTACTAAGAAATGAGTTAAAGAAATTTTGGCAGGTTGAATCTGTAGGGGGTCAAGAAATTTCTGTAATTAATGACTTTGAAAATCATGTTTATCATGATGGATCACGTTATGTGACAAGGTTACCTTTCAAGCCTGATCATGATCCATTACCTGATAATTATTTTGTAAGCGAACAAAGACTTAGATCCACGGCCAAGAAACTGCATGCTCTAGGAATTTATGATGactatgataacatttttaagcaaTACGTCCAGGAAGATATAATAGAAAAAGTAGGTCGCGATGAAGTCATCAGAGAAAGTGGTAATGTCCATTATCTCCCACACAGGGCAGTTGTGAG AGTTGCTTTTGGTTTAACAAGCAGCCCTTTTCTTCTAAATGGAACAATTCGTCAGCATTTAAATAAATTCTTAGATATGTATTCCGAGATTGTGAAAAAATTGG GATTACCATGGGATAAACACACTGATTGTTTTCTGTTTGATTTTAACGTATTTATCAGAAAATCTAAGGCATGTTCTTTCACAAAgagtaatgttttaaatttatctGCTTCTATGTACGATCCACTTGGAATTATTTCTCCTATTACAGCTGAAA GTGGTATTAAGGCTAGATGGATCGATCTGTTAGAAAAAATTGAGTTTTTAAACGTAGACAGCGTACCAAGGTTTTCCTTCGTTGATTGGACCGAAGCCGTATCTGCAGAGTTGCATGGGTTTTGTGATAGTTCTCTTAGTTTATACTGTGCTCTTGTCTATGTGAAGATTGTTACCAAG GATGTCACGAGGGCTATTGCTGGAAGGATAAATATAGATCGCATTGTTGGCTGGACAGACTCGCAAGTAGCTCTTTGTTGGATCAGGGAAAAAGAGAGAACTTGGAAGCCTTGGATTGAAAATAGGGTGGTGAAAATAAGGAAAATTGTTCCACCTGACAAGTGGTTTCACGTAGCTGGCGTAGAGAATCCTACTGATCCGCCAACAAGATCTATTGATGATTTTGTGAGTATTTTTAATGGTATTTGGTTTAACGGtcattcttttcttttaaacgACAACATTCATTATGATGTACCAACTGACTTTTCAAAAACTGAAGTGGAAAAGGAGCTAAAAGCTTCGACTGACATACAAAACGTACTGACTGTTACTGAACAGAATGCACTTGACTTGAACGAAATCGTTGATTTCTTTCGATATGGATCATTAAACAAATTAATTCACGTCGTAGCCTACGTCATTCGTTTTAAGAACAATTTGATAGCAAAGATACGTAAAAATGAAGAGTCAAACAACAATGAAAACCTGAATGTCGATGAAGTAACCAAATCTTTGGACCATATT gtttattataacgacatagCCCACGTCTTAGCGTTAAAagca CAGGGctatattaataaaataaagcttgctataagtTGTTATAACTAA